Proteins encoded by one window of Rhineura floridana isolate rRhiFlo1 chromosome 9, rRhiFlo1.hap2, whole genome shotgun sequence:
- the LOC133364412 gene encoding progonadoliberin-2 translates to MACQRSLLLFLCIMLTISMHLSKAQHWSHGWYPGGKREIDLPQSPEISEDIKLCDGEDCTYLKIPRDKIVKTLLANMLARQLRKKK, encoded by the exons ATGGCATGCCAGAGGTCCCTCCTGCTTTTCCTGTGCATAATGCTAACCATCAGCATGCATCTGTCAAAAGCTCAGCACTGGTCCCACGGCTGGTACCcaggagggaagagagaaatCGATTTGCCACAGAGCCCAGAG ATTTCTGAAGATATTAAATTATGTGATGGGGAAGACTGCACTTACCTGAAGATCCCAAGAGATAAAATTGTGAAGACTCTACTG GCTAACATGCTAGCAAGACAACTTCGGAAGAAAAAATGA